In one window of Brassica rapa cultivar Chiifu-401-42 chromosome A07, CAAS_Brap_v3.01, whole genome shotgun sequence DNA:
- the LOC103830886 gene encoding uncharacterized protein LOC103830886, protein MAESKSSKRMVKQTMGKKKNNKKGRESGSGSGLIRIKVRKLQILIPGGKRCNHPNLLLLKTVDYIVYLKLKLRLLKALSNSF, encoded by the coding sequence ATGGCGGAGTCAAAGAGCTCCAAGAGGATGGTGAAGCAGACGATgggcaagaagaagaacaacaaaAAGGGTCGTGAGTCTGGATCAGGATCCGGTTTGATTCGGATAAAGGTGAGGAAGCTCCAAATACTGATACCGGGTGGGAAAAGATGCAACCACCCGAATCTACTTTTATTGAAAACCGTTGACTATATTGTCTACTTGAAGTTGAAGCTTAGGCTCCTTAAAGCATTATCCAACTCTTTTTGA
- the LOC103830884 gene encoding protein NUCLEAR FUSION DEFECTIVE 6, chloroplastic/mitochondrial produces the protein MAANGVRRALQSASSTGRILFSRSSAKASSTPKLGKAAGFAFGNGSSSTSSRSSLRRLASSRIPVELSAGIPLHSVTASALLTSLLSLSNQSWGCLSEGFGTTL, from the exons ATGGCGGCCAACGGCGTGAGAAGAGCCCTTCAGTCAGCGTCATCGACGGGGAGAATACTCTTCAGTCGTTCATCAGCGAAGGCATCTTCCACTCCGAAACTCGGAAAAGCAGCTGGATTCGCTTTCGGGAATGGATCATCTTCAACTTCATCTCGCTCGTCACTTCGCAGGCTCGCATCCTCCAG GATCCCAGTGGAGCTGAGTGCAGGGATACCTTTACATAGTGTGACTGCTTCAGCCTTGCTCACTTCTTTGCTGTCTCTCAGCAATCAAAGCTGGGGTTGCCTTTCAGAAG GATTTGGGACGACACTATAA
- the LOC103830885 gene encoding uncharacterized protein LOC103830885 — MGREVLVVGILILLCSEFVSSAPSANSPAKIVSGFISNHGSSLMKWLWSLKSTSTKTTIATRSMVKFENGYSVETVFDGSKLGIEPYSIEVLPNGELLILDSENSNIYKISSSLSLYSRPRLVTGSPEGYAGHVDGRLRDARLNHPKGLTVDDRGNIYVADTVNNAIRKISEGGVTTIAGGKTARNGGHVDGPSEDAKFSNDFDVVYLGSSCSLLVIDRGNKAIREIQLHFDDCAYQYGSGFPLGIAVLVAAGFFGYMLALLQRRVGSIVYSHDQETFESDHDQKPSRPSLIPTGEEQQEKQDESFLVSMGNLASNAWVSVMEIFRIKQPAATYQTKQSAAAFSTTAPWPIQESFVVRDEDEPPPVEHKNQTPRKTYAFMSKDAEKMQQLRQSRAFYSSSWEAEFPNQQQQKQQQHRRHYSSIPHTYYEQNSEQTNEIVFGAVQEQSSKRAAKPKESGEQINNNNDTQQNLHYRAHSVSYPYGYYPYT, encoded by the exons ATGGGTAGAGAAGTTCTGGTTGTGGGTATCCTCATTCTCCTCTGTTCTGAGTTTGTATCTTCAGCTCCTTCAGCTAACTCTCCAGCAA AGATTGTAAGTGGGTTCATCTCAAATCACGGCTCTTCACTCATGAAATGGCTGTGGTCACTCAAATCCACCTCCACCAAAACAA CAATTGCAACGAGATCGATGGTGAAATTCGAGAATGGGTATTCAGTGGAGACAGTGTTCGACGGAAGCAAACTCGGTATCGAACCATATTCGATTGAGGTTCTGCCTAACGGCGAGCTGCTTATTCTTGATTCTGAGAACAGTAACATCTACAAGATCTCTTCCTCTCTTTCACTAT ACAGCAGGCCGAGACTTGTTACTGGCTCCCCTGAAGGATATGCAGGTCATGTTGATGGGAGGCTACGTGACGCCAGGCTGAATCATCCCAAGGGACTTACTGTTGATGACAGAGGAAACATATATGTGGCTGACACAGTCAATAATGCTATACGGAAGATTAGTGAAGGAG GAGTTACAACAATAGCTGGGGGCAAAACCGCTAGAAATGGAGGGCATGTGGATGGACCAAGCGAAGATGCAAAGTTCTCAAATGATTTTGATGTTGTGTATCTTGGAAGCAGTTGTTCCCTGCTTGTTATTGACCGTGGAAACAAAGCCATCAGAGAGATTCAGCTTCATTTCGACGACTGTGCTTATCAGTATGGAAGCGGGTTCCCTCTTG GGATTGCGGTTCTCGTAGCTGCAGGTTTCTTTGGTTACATGCTAGCTCTATTGCAGAGAAGAGTTGGTTCTATCGTCTATTCTCATGATCAAGAAACGTTTGAATCTGATCATGATCAAAAGCCATCCAGACCGTCTCTGATTCCAACAGGAGAGGagcagcaagagaaacaagacGAAAGCTTCTTGGTATCCATGGGGAATCTCGCTTCAAATGCTTGGGTGTCTGTTATGGAGATCTTCAGAATAAAGCAGCCAGCAGCCACATACCAAACAAAGCAGTCTGCTGCTGCATTTAGCACAACAGCTCCATGGCCTATTCAAGAGAGTTTTGTGGTCAGAGACGAGGACGAGCCTCCTCCTGTTGAGCACAAGAACCAAACTCCAAGAAAGACCTATGCTTTTATGTCCAAAGACGCTGAGAAAATGCAGCAGCTGCGTCAGAGCCGGGCGTTCTACAGTAGCAGCTGGGAAGCTGAGTTCCCAAATCAGCAGCAGCAGAAGCAGCAGCAACATAGAAGGCACTACTCGTCGATCCCGCATACTTATTATGAGCAAAACAGTGAGCAGACTAATGAGATAGTCTTTGGGGCGGTCCAAGAACAGAGCAGCAAGCGTGCAGCTAAGCCTAAGGAGTCAGGAGAGCAGATTAATAACAATAATGATACTCAACAGAATCTTCACTACAGAGCTCATTCTGTTAGTTACCCATATGGATACTATCCATATACATGA
- the LOC103830883 gene encoding uncharacterized protein LOC103830883: MADQQQQFQQPLVVYPSSSSSSSAASSSSYALPSSSGSSVSFGTAFIVLAAILVLAALACVFGRLCNRGRKDHKNNNKPSKHEKPSSKKSREIRPVEREPRERRDDLEFGFDIKRPGPMSKPSGRNEGDIEFGFDNKRRGGGKKGPHPVNKHRARFN, encoded by the coding sequence ATGGCAGATCAACAACAACAGTTCCAGCAACCTCTTGTTGTGTAtccatcttcctcttcctcttcttcagcAGCATCATCATCCTCTTATGCACTTCCCTCGTCCTCTGGTTCAAGTGTCTCATTCGGTACTGCGTTCATTGTTCTAGCTGCGATCCTTGTCTTAGCAGCACTGGCTTGTGTGTTTGGAAGGCTATGCAACCGcggacgcaaggatcacaaaaacaacaacaaacctTCAAAGCATGAGAAACCGTCGTCAAAGAAGAGCCGTGAGATCAGACCTGTGGAACGTGAGCCGAGAGAGAGACGTGATGATTTGGAGTTTGGGTTTGATATAAAGCGTCCTGGTCCAATGAGCAAACCTTCTGGTCGAAACGAAGGAGATATTGAGTTTGGGTTTGATAACaagagaagaggaggaggaaagaAAGGACCACATCCGGTTAATAAACATAGAGCAAGGTTCAACTGA